One Panicum virgatum strain AP13 chromosome 3N, P.virgatum_v5, whole genome shotgun sequence DNA segment encodes these proteins:
- the LOC120664181 gene encoding pto-interacting protein 1-like isoform X1, whose protein sequence is MSCFGCCGDEDAQGVPDSRNPYPGHHPARNDAYRPADQPPKGPLPVKMQPIAVPAIPVDEIREVTKGFGDEALIGEGSFGRVYLGVLRNGRSAAVKKLDSNKQPDQEFLAQVSMVSRLKHENVVELLGYCADGTLRVLAYEFATMGSLHDMLHGRKGVKGAQPGPVLSWAQRVKIAVGAAKGLEYLHEKAQPHIIHRDIKSSNVLLFDDDVAKIADFDLSNQAPDMAARLHSTRVLGTFGYHAPEYAMTGQLSSKSDVYSFGVVLLELLTGRKPVDHTLPRGQQSLVTWATPRLSEDKVRQCVDSRLGGDYPPKAVAKFAAVAALCVQYEADFRPNMSIVVKALQPLLNARATNPGENARS, encoded by the exons ATGTCGTGCTTTGGATGCTGTGGTGATGAAGATGCACAAGGAGTACCAGATTCCAGGAATCCGTACCCAGGACACCATCCAGCAA GGAATGATGCATACCGTCCTGCTGATCAACCTCCCAAGGGTCCTCtgcctgtcaaaatgcaacccaTTGCAGTCCCTGCCATTCCTGTGGATGAGATTAGGGAGGTGACTAAGGGTTTTGGTGATGAAGCTCTGATTGGTGAGGGCTCCTTTGGAAGAGTATATCTTGGTGTTCTAAGAAATGGTAGGAGTGCGGCGGTCAAAAAGTTGGATTCTAATAAGCAGCCCGACCAAGAATTCTTGGCGCAG GTGTCTATGGTGTCAAGGTTGAAGCACGAAAATGTTGTTGAGTTGCTTGGTTATTGCGCTGATGGGACCCTACGTGTCCTTGCTTACGAGTTTGCTACTATGGGCTCTCTTCATGATATGCTTCATG gaagaaaaggtgTTAAAGGAGCTCAACCTGGTCCAGTTTTATCATGGGCACAACGTGTGAAGATAGCTGTCGGGGCAGCAAAGGGGCTTGAGTATCTTCATGAGAAAGCACAGCCCCATATCATACACCGAGACATCAAGTCCAGCAATGTTCTTCTTTTTGATGATGATGTAGCTAAGATTGCTGACTTTGATTTGTCAAACCAAGCTCCTGACATGGCAGCTCGGCTTCACTCTACTAGGGTGCTTGGAACATTCGGATATCATGCGCCTGA GTATGCAATGACTGGACAACTTAGCTCCAAGAGCGATGTGTATAGCTTCGGAGTTGTTCTTCTCGAGCTGTTGACTGGAAGGAAACCTGTCGACCATACCTTGCCAAGGGGACAGCAGAGTCTTGTGACATGG GCTACCCCAAGGCTTAGTGAAGACAAGGTTAGGCAATGTGTTGACTCAAGACTTGGAGGGGACTATCCTCCTAAAGCTGTTGCAAAG TTTGCAGCTGTTGCCGCATTGTGTGTTCAATACGAAGCGGACTTCCGGCCAAACATGAGCATCGTGGTCAAGGCGCTCCAGCCCCTGCTGAATGCGCGGGCGACTAACCCCGGAGAAAATGCCAGATCATAA
- the LOC120664181 gene encoding probable receptor-like protein kinase At2g47060 isoform X2, which yields MVGVRRSKSWILISSPTKNSWRRLKHENVVELLGYCADGTLRVLAYEFATMGSLHDMLHGRKGVKGAQPGPVLSWAQRVKIAVGAAKGLEYLHEKAQPHIIHRDIKSSNVLLFDDDVAKIADFDLSNQAPDMAARLHSTRVLGTFGYHAPEYAMTGQLSSKSDVYSFGVVLLELLTGRKPVDHTLPRGQQSLVTWATPRLSEDKVRQCVDSRLGGDYPPKAVAKFAAVAALCVQYEADFRPNMSIVVKALQPLLNARATNPGENARS from the exons ATGGTAGGAGTGCGGCGGTCAAAAAGTTGGATTCTAATAAGCAGCCCGACCAAGAATTCTTGGCGCAG GTTGAAGCACGAAAATGTTGTTGAGTTGCTTGGTTATTGCGCTGATGGGACCCTACGTGTCCTTGCTTACGAGTTTGCTACTATGGGCTCTCTTCATGATATGCTTCATG gaagaaaaggtgTTAAAGGAGCTCAACCTGGTCCAGTTTTATCATGGGCACAACGTGTGAAGATAGCTGTCGGGGCAGCAAAGGGGCTTGAGTATCTTCATGAGAAAGCACAGCCCCATATCATACACCGAGACATCAAGTCCAGCAATGTTCTTCTTTTTGATGATGATGTAGCTAAGATTGCTGACTTTGATTTGTCAAACCAAGCTCCTGACATGGCAGCTCGGCTTCACTCTACTAGGGTGCTTGGAACATTCGGATATCATGCGCCTGA GTATGCAATGACTGGACAACTTAGCTCCAAGAGCGATGTGTATAGCTTCGGAGTTGTTCTTCTCGAGCTGTTGACTGGAAGGAAACCTGTCGACCATACCTTGCCAAGGGGACAGCAGAGTCTTGTGACATGG GCTACCCCAAGGCTTAGTGAAGACAAGGTTAGGCAATGTGTTGACTCAAGACTTGGAGGGGACTATCCTCCTAAAGCTGTTGCAAAG TTTGCAGCTGTTGCCGCATTGTGTGTTCAATACGAAGCGGACTTCCGGCCAAACATGAGCATCGTGGTCAAGGCGCTCCAGCCCCTGCTGAATGCGCGGGCGACTAACCCCGGAGAAAATGCCAGATCATAA
- the LOC120664182 gene encoding nuclear envelope-associated protein 2-like has translation MSVSEKVAPSSSVSSSSDLDPLLKDLTEKKLSFRRNVVSLAAELKDVRHKLASQEQLFVRESQTRKVAETKAMSMEEEVSKLQKCLQEKDEQLRSSTSSTEQYLHELDDLRTQLSFTRATAEASAASAKSAQVQCLSLLKELNEKDCSLKEHELRVNKLGEQLDLLQKDLQERELSQRQLKDEVIRIETDIMDAVAKAGSKSEKDNELLKILSDVSPRNVQNLNNLLNAKDTEIARLREEIRILSAHWTNKTKELESQLEKHRRTDQELKKRVLKLEFCLQESQSQMRKLKRMGEKRDKALKELMDQVAMKQPNSSFHGIKENFWENPGFKFIASMSMLALVILTKR, from the exons ATGTCCGTCTCAGAGAAGGTGGCGCCATCATCATCAGTTTCGTCATCATCAGATTTGGATCCGTTGTTGAAGGATCTTACAGAGAAGAAGTTGAGCTTTAGGAGAAATGTGGTGTCGTTGGCAGCAGAACTCAAAGATGTGAGACATAAACTTGCTTCCCAGGAGCAGCTGTTTGTGAGGGAATCCCAAACTAGGAAG GTTGCAGAGACTAAGGCAATGAGCATGGAAGAGGAAGTaagcaagctgcagaaatgCTTACAGGAGAAGGATGAGCAATTGCGTTCATCCACAAGTAGCACAGAACAG TACCTCCATGAGTTGGATGATCTTAGAACACAACTTTCATTTACCCGCGCTACAGCAGAAGCTAGTGCTGCATCAGCCAAGTCAGCTCAGGTGCAGTGCTTGTCATTGCTGAAAGAGCTGAATGAGAAGGACTGCTCGCTGAAAGAGCACGAACTTCGAGTGAACAAACTAGGTGAGcagcttgatcttctccagAAGGATCTGCAAGAAAGGGAGCTCTCACAGAGGCAACTCAAAGATGAAGTTATACGAATTGAGACCGACATCATGGATGCAGTTGCCAAAGCTGGTTCCAAGTCTGAGAAAGATAACGAGCTTCTAAAGATCCTATCTGATGTTTCACCAAGAAATGTTCAGAATCTCAACAACCTTTTGAATGCTAAGGATACAGAGATTGCGAGGTTGAGAGAAGAAATCAGGATATTATCTGCTCATTGGACAAACAAGACCAAGGAATTAGAATCACAA TTGGAAAAGCACCGGAGGACTGATCAGGAACTGAAGAAGAGGGTTCTGAAGCTTGAATTTTGTCTTCAAGAATCACAATCTCAGATGCGAAAACTCAAGAGG ATGGGGGAGAAAAGGGACAAGGCACTCAAGGAGCTCATGGACCAGGTGGCCATGAAGCAGCCCAACAGCTCGTTCCACGGCATCAAGGAGAATTTCTGGGAGAACCCGGGCTTCAAGTTCATCGCCTCCATGTCGATGCTAGCCCTAGTGATCCTTACGAAACGATGA